One genomic segment of Humidesulfovibrio mexicanus includes these proteins:
- the mqnB gene encoding futalosine hydrolase, which yields MLLVAAATGRELAAALGLAQAPGQEQLQGRLFPAQAHGRPVLALVTGIGVVNAALALGRAMEQTEIFGVLCVGVAGSFDLAAHPLGCARLVEREVWPDYGLLFSGACDADARALGFSLNGVPASDPAAVFASLAWDAPAEAARMGLDAAWLDRAASITVSGVSADRARAGERLARFGPGLENMEGFAVAYAARLSGLPFAELRAVSNAVGARPPESWDLPGALDALGVAAQRLLASTGGPDATPNQRT from the coding sequence GTGCTGCTGGTCGCCGCCGCCACCGGGCGCGAGCTGGCCGCCGCGCTGGGGCTGGCCCAGGCGCCAGGCCAGGAGCAGCTGCAGGGGCGGCTGTTCCCTGCGCAGGCGCATGGCCGTCCCGTGCTGGCCCTGGTCACCGGCATCGGCGTGGTGAACGCTGCGCTGGCCCTGGGGCGCGCCATGGAGCAGACGGAGATTTTTGGCGTGCTGTGCGTGGGCGTGGCCGGGAGCTTCGATCTGGCCGCGCATCCGCTGGGCTGCGCGCGGCTGGTGGAGCGCGAGGTCTGGCCTGACTACGGCCTGCTTTTTTCCGGCGCGTGCGATGCGGATGCCCGCGCCCTGGGCTTCAGCTTGAATGGCGTGCCCGCGTCCGACCCCGCCGCCGTGTTCGCCTCCCTTGCCTGGGACGCCCCGGCCGAGGCCGCGCGCATGGGGCTTGACGCCGCATGGCTGGACAGGGCCGCGAGCATCACCGTGAGCGGGGTGAGCGCGGACCGCGCGCGCGCCGGGGAGCGGTTGGCCCGTTTCGGCCCAGGGCTGGAGAACATGGAAGGCTTTGCCGTGGCCTACGCGGCCAGGCTCTCCGGGCTGCCCTTTGCGGAACTGCGCGCGGTGTCCAACGCAGTGGGCGCGCGTCCGCCAGAGTCCTGGGATCTGCCCGGAGCGCTGGACGCCCTGGGCGTGGCCGCGCAACGACTTTTGGCCTCCACGGGAGGCCCGGACGCAACCCCCAACCAGCGGACGTGA
- a CDS encoding polyprenyl synthetase family protein, which translates to MNEMRAYFAREIPGINAFLAAEADRLDGLVREVARHVLLSGGKRIRPMLTILCARALGHGQGDVLPMACALEMLHTATLLHDDVLDQAQTRRGKTSAHVAFGVTETILAGDVLLALANSLGAGYDIPRLNALLARGIMATAEGEILELAHTARPSVDRQAYLDIIIGKTARLIETACRCGAALASRDRALEDLAGDFGLNLGIAFQLVDDALDYAVSESEMGKPAGGDLREGKMTLPLILYLESLPQAESSALLTALREKRLTVEDAARIVAEVREKGFADETREAARRYVDAALAALGALPETPERAVLAQAAEYVLSRRK; encoded by the coding sequence ATGAACGAAATGCGCGCCTACTTCGCCAGGGAGATTCCCGGCATCAACGCCTTCCTCGCCGCCGAGGCGGACAGGCTTGACGGGCTTGTGCGCGAGGTGGCGCGCCATGTGCTGCTCTCCGGGGGCAAGCGCATCCGGCCCATGCTGACCATTCTTTGCGCCCGCGCCTTGGGCCACGGGCAGGGCGACGTGCTGCCCATGGCGTGCGCCCTGGAGATGCTGCACACCGCCACCCTGCTGCACGACGATGTGCTGGACCAGGCCCAGACCCGGCGGGGCAAGACCAGTGCGCATGTGGCCTTCGGCGTCACCGAGACCATTCTGGCCGGAGACGTGCTGCTGGCCTTGGCCAACAGCCTTGGCGCGGGCTACGACATCCCCCGGCTGAACGCGCTCCTGGCCCGGGGCATTATGGCCACGGCCGAGGGCGAGATCCTGGAGCTGGCGCATACGGCGCGGCCCAGTGTGGACCGGCAGGCCTATCTGGACATCATCATCGGCAAGACCGCCCGACTCATCGAGACGGCCTGCCGCTGCGGGGCCGCCCTCGCCAGCCGCGACCGCGCCCTGGAGGACCTGGCCGGGGACTTCGGCCTGAACCTGGGCATCGCCTTCCAACTGGTGGACGACGCGCTGGACTACGCGGTCTCCGAGAGCGAGATGGGCAAGCCCGCCGGCGGCGACCTGCGCGAAGGCAAGATGACCCTCCCGCTGATTCTGTACCTTGAGAGCCTGCCCCAGGCGGAGTCCTCGGCGCTGCTGACGGCCCTGCGGGAAAAGCGGTTGACTGTCGAGGATGCCGCACGCATTGTGGCCGAGGTGCGGGAAAAGGGGTTTGCCGACGAGACCCGCGAGGCCGCGCGGCGCTATGTTGACGCCGCGTTGGCGGCGCTTGGCGCCCTGCCGGAAACGCCTGAGCGGGCGGTCCTGGCCCAGGCTGCGGAGTACGTCCTTTCCAGACGCAAATGA
- a CDS encoding sensor domain-containing diguanylate cyclase, which yields MAGNLLLNSPHLLQRLSLSPVMLRLMQEALKPEPDFGVMGETLRLDPALATTVLNLVNSAFYGLPQKVTDLSRAALVLGSREILKVAVSMTLHKDLESGFPECHYDFYPDWRLVTWSSIAAELLAQKLCPAQADQAYLCCLLKDVSLLFLRCAASEYLPEPEQRDRLTVLERGQLDREAEAWGMNHAALSQMLLVRWGIPAEICESVRFHHAVDSLADLPPLAQAVALATQWSEVELGHVSGPFGVVQFEGLLRTVLGLSEREVEEFRKRCLERFRSMLGSLGIAEGEENRAYYRHSVKIMQGFCFLSMDLLTVEGGLSSVARVLGKHIKLNWDVKSWDVALRAPQSQGYRLYHLTPSGSLERTDGLFRPGAIPWRLRTSGLEISCSGTRLGELRLGEATLTREDMTNLSLYLRFFAQGFEHYSARQAVLEEKALAFDAIPVGVARLDAQGRVVEANGRLSRFLSLCPSAKGRPLVELLPSRLPAETCSAFAAFVTDVDRERYAAIDYFLGVDQDGAARDGVLYLSAHRQPDGGFLVLFEDLRELSELEVQTLRRKSFLERLVSSMHELVLTVSPSGVVEYCSQMELGLAGRDFLEVFSPAVSHVDGWGPELLEAEGHAHVEVLLHAQGGAELPYELSFAPLGGKPEGAAPRSRECLVVGRDLTQIRRLEAKLKARALLDGLTGLYNHYQFHATLEREVARSRRTGRGLGLVFFDLDRFKEVNDSKGHAAGDEVLKSVAGLLLRLVRQGMDHPCRYGGDEFAVIVTEVDRERLAAIARRIREDVRVQLRDLVSVSLGFSYLRDDDSAKSLLKRVDNWAYAAKAAGGDAMVGDDGPVLR from the coding sequence ATGGCCGGGAACCTGCTGCTCAATTCGCCGCATCTGCTCCAGAGGCTCTCGCTTTCTCCGGTCATGCTCCGGCTGATGCAGGAGGCGCTGAAGCCCGAGCCGGACTTCGGCGTCATGGGCGAGACCCTGCGCCTGGACCCAGCCTTGGCCACCACGGTCCTGAACCTCGTGAACTCCGCCTTCTACGGCCTGCCGCAGAAGGTCACCGACCTCTCCCGCGCGGCCCTTGTGCTCGGCAGCCGAGAGATCCTCAAAGTGGCCGTTTCCATGACCCTGCACAAGGATCTGGAGAGCGGCTTTCCCGAATGCCATTATGATTTCTACCCCGACTGGCGGCTGGTGACCTGGTCGTCCATCGCCGCCGAGCTGCTGGCCCAGAAGTTGTGCCCCGCGCAGGCCGACCAAGCCTACCTTTGCTGCCTGCTCAAGGATGTGTCGCTGCTGTTTCTGCGTTGCGCGGCCAGCGAATACCTGCCGGAGCCCGAACAGCGCGACCGGCTCACCGTGCTGGAGCGGGGCCAGCTGGACCGCGAGGCCGAGGCCTGGGGCATGAACCACGCGGCCCTTTCGCAGATGTTGCTGGTGCGCTGGGGCATTCCGGCGGAAATTTGCGAGAGCGTGCGCTTCCATCACGCCGTGGATTCGCTGGCCGACCTGCCCCCCCTTGCCCAGGCCGTGGCGCTGGCCACCCAGTGGTCCGAGGTGGAGCTTGGCCACGTGAGCGGGCCGTTTGGCGTAGTGCAGTTCGAGGGGCTGTTGCGTACGGTGCTGGGGCTTTCCGAGCGTGAGGTGGAGGAGTTTCGCAAGCGCTGCCTGGAGCGGTTCCGCTCCATGCTGGGCTCCCTGGGCATTGCCGAGGGCGAGGAAAACCGCGCCTATTACCGGCACTCGGTGAAGATCATGCAGGGCTTTTGCTTTCTCAGCATGGATCTGCTTACCGTCGAGGGCGGGCTTTCCTCCGTGGCGCGGGTGCTGGGCAAGCACATCAAGCTCAACTGGGACGTGAAAAGCTGGGACGTGGCCCTGCGCGCGCCGCAGAGCCAGGGCTACCGCCTGTACCATTTGACGCCCTCCGGCAGCCTGGAGCGGACCGACGGCCTGTTCCGGCCCGGCGCCATTCCCTGGCGTCTGCGCACCTCCGGCCTGGAAATCTCCTGTTCCGGCACGCGGCTGGGCGAACTGCGGCTGGGCGAAGCCACCCTCACCCGCGAGGATATGACAAATCTTTCCTTATACTTGCGCTTTTTTGCCCAGGGGTTTGAGCACTACAGCGCCCGCCAGGCCGTGCTGGAGGAGAAGGCCCTGGCCTTTGACGCCATTCCCGTCGGCGTGGCCCGGCTGGACGCGCAGGGGCGCGTGGTCGAGGCCAACGGGAGGCTGTCTCGATTTCTGAGCCTTTGCCCCTCGGCCAAGGGGCGGCCCCTGGTGGAGCTTTTGCCCAGCCGCCTGCCCGCCGAAACCTGCTCGGCGTTCGCCGCCTTCGTGACCGATGTTGACAGGGAACGTTACGCCGCCATTGATTACTTCCTGGGGGTCGATCAGGACGGGGCCGCGCGTGACGGGGTTCTGTACCTTTCGGCGCACAGGCAGCCGGATGGCGGCTTTCTGGTGCTTTTCGAGGACCTGCGCGAGCTTTCCGAGCTGGAAGTGCAGACCCTGCGCCGCAAGAGCTTTCTGGAACGCCTTGTCTCCTCCATGCACGAGCTGGTGCTCACCGTTTCGCCGTCCGGCGTCGTCGAGTACTGCTCGCAGATGGAGTTGGGGCTGGCCGGGCGCGACTTCCTGGAGGTGTTCTCGCCAGCGGTGAGCCACGTGGACGGGTGGGGGCCGGAACTGCTTGAAGCCGAAGGCCATGCCCATGTGGAGGTGCTGCTGCACGCCCAGGGCGGGGCCGAGCTGCCCTACGAATTGTCCTTCGCCCCCCTTGGCGGCAAGCCCGAAGGCGCAGCGCCCCGGAGCCGCGAGTGCCTGGTGGTGGGGCGCGACCTGACGCAGATTCGCCGCCTGGAGGCCAAGCTGAAGGCGCGGGCCTTGCTTGATGGGCTTACCGGCCTGTACAACCACTACCAGTTCCACGCCACCCTGGAGCGGGAGGTGGCGCGCAGCCGCCGCACAGGACGCGGCCTGGGCCTGGTGTTTTTCGACCTGGACCGCTTCAAGGAGGTCAACGACTCCAAGGGGCACGCCGCGGGCGACGAGGTGCTCAAGTCCGTGGCCGGGCTGCTGCTGCGCCTGGTGCGCCAGGGCATGGACCACCCCTGCCGCTACGGCGGTGACGAATTCGCCGTCATCGTCACCGAGGTGGACCGGGAGCGCCTTGCGGCCATCGCCCGGCGCATTCGCGAGGACGTGCGCGTCCAACTGCGCGATTTGGTGAGCGTGAGTCTGGGCTTTTCATATCTTCGGGACGACGACAGCGCAAAGAGCCTGCTCAAACGAGTGGACAACTGGGCCTACGCGGCCAAGGCCGCCGGCGGCGACGCCATGGTGGGCGACGACGGCCCCGTGTTGCGCTGA